A single window of Sphingobacterium sp. ML3W DNA harbors:
- a CDS encoding S9 family peptidase — protein sequence MIILNILTGAVLKEQGESIGLHSKATVAPVAKIKTHFRNIHDDQVSDDYYWMNDFFRKGPDADLVIDYLNKENDYTDAVMESTTVLQDQLFNEMKARVKEKDESVPYLKNGYYYYTRTEEGQQYFKFCRKKDNLHAVEEMLLDVDKMAEGYPYYSAVGFSISPDSKLMAFAVDTVSRREYTIYVKNLVSGELYKDEIPRTSGSSIWANDNKTLFYTAKNPITLLSEKINRHTLGTDVKADTTVYQENDNTNYIGVGKSKNGAYIFIQSEGTLSSEVYYLKSDDPNGVFQIFQPRIKDVLYQVTALEDRFLIITNDGAKNFKVMQCPLHKTNKENWSTFIAHRADVLLSEIDEFKDFLVVSERKDGLTQLAVYDLNNKGQHYLDFGEVTYTVYPSTNVEYNTDKLRYGYSSLVTPSSTFEYDMKSKGRSLLKQQEIVGGYDLTAYKTERVFAKAKDGTVIPISIVYKDGFKRDGKAPLLLYAYGSYGYSMDPTFSSARLSLLDRGFCYAIAHIRGGEEMGRYWYDDGKMMKKMNTFTDFIDCGHYLIDQKFTSLGHLYAQGGSAGGLLMGVVANLEPELWNGIIAQVPFVDVVNTMLDDSIPLTTNEYDEWGNPNEKDAYYYMKSYSPYENVEEKAYPNMLVTTGLHDSQVQYFEPAKWVAKLRKMKTDNHVLLLKTDMEYGHGGASGRFDYLKDIALNYAFLFALENIEK from the coding sequence ATGATTATCTTAAATATCCTTACAGGTGCAGTTTTAAAAGAGCAAGGTGAATCAATTGGATTGCACTCAAAGGCAACTGTAGCTCCTGTTGCAAAGATTAAGACCCATTTCAGAAACATCCACGACGATCAAGTGAGTGACGATTATTACTGGATGAATGATTTTTTCAGGAAGGGACCTGATGCAGATTTGGTAATCGATTATTTAAATAAGGAAAATGACTATACAGATGCTGTCATGGAATCAACCACTGTTTTGCAGGATCAGTTGTTTAATGAAATGAAAGCACGGGTCAAGGAGAAAGATGAATCTGTTCCCTATCTAAAAAATGGCTATTACTACTATACACGTACCGAAGAAGGACAACAATACTTTAAGTTTTGTCGAAAAAAAGATAATCTCCATGCAGTGGAAGAGATGCTGCTGGACGTTGATAAAATGGCAGAAGGTTACCCTTATTATTCAGCAGTAGGATTTTCAATAAGTCCCGATAGTAAATTGATGGCTTTTGCTGTCGATACCGTATCGCGGAGAGAGTATACGATATATGTAAAAAACCTGGTATCAGGTGAATTGTATAAGGATGAAATACCAAGGACATCAGGCAGCTCTATTTGGGCCAATGATAATAAGACACTTTTTTATACGGCAAAAAACCCGATTACGCTATTAAGTGAAAAAATAAATAGGCATACATTGGGCACTGATGTCAAAGCCGATACGACTGTATATCAAGAAAATGATAATACCAATTATATTGGAGTAGGGAAATCGAAAAATGGAGCTTATATATTCATTCAATCCGAGGGCACGCTTTCTTCCGAAGTATACTATCTCAAGTCCGATGATCCTAATGGGGTTTTTCAAATATTCCAACCCAGAATAAAGGATGTATTATATCAGGTGACTGCTTTAGAAGATCGTTTTTTGATTATTACGAATGACGGTGCTAAAAATTTTAAAGTGATGCAATGCCCATTGCACAAAACCAATAAAGAGAATTGGTCGACATTTATAGCACATCGAGCTGATGTGCTATTGAGTGAAATTGATGAATTCAAAGACTTTTTGGTCGTCTCAGAACGTAAAGATGGCTTAACGCAGCTAGCCGTTTATGATTTGAATAATAAAGGACAACATTATTTGGATTTCGGAGAAGTGACATATACCGTTTATCCGAGCACCAATGTCGAGTATAATACAGATAAATTACGCTATGGTTATAGCTCATTAGTTACCCCTTCTTCGACTTTTGAATATGATATGAAATCAAAAGGAAGAAGTTTACTAAAACAGCAAGAAATCGTAGGGGGCTATGATTTAACGGCATACAAGACCGAACGCGTTTTCGCAAAAGCTAAGGACGGAACAGTTATTCCAATTTCGATTGTCTATAAAGATGGTTTTAAAAGAGATGGGAAAGCACCCTTACTGCTATATGCATATGGTTCCTACGGTTATTCAATGGATCCGACCTTCAGTAGTGCTCGATTAAGTTTATTAGATCGTGGATTCTGCTATGCTATTGCACATATCCGAGGAGGTGAAGAAATGGGAAGATATTGGTATGATGATGGAAAAATGATGAAGAAGATGAATACTTTTACAGATTTCATTGATTGCGGTCATTATTTAATCGATCAAAAGTTCACTAGTTTGGGACATCTTTATGCCCAAGGTGGGAGTGCAGGAGGTTTGTTAATGGGGGTAGTTGCCAATCTAGAACCCGAGCTATGGAATGGCATCATCGCACAGGTGCCGTTTGTTGATGTCGTTAATACAATGTTAGATGATAGTATTCCGTTGACCACAAATGAATATGACGAGTGGGGAAATCCAAATGAAAAAGATGCTTATTACTATATGAAAAGCTATTCTCCCTATGAAAATGTTGAGGAAAAGGCATATCCCAATATGTTGGTCACAACGGGACTGCATGATAGTCAGGTACAATACTTTGAGCCTGCAAAGTGGGTTGCGAAATTACGGAAGATGAAAACTGATAATCATGTTCTTCTATTAAAAACAGATATGGAGTACGGGCATGGCGGGGCATCTGGCAGATTTGATTATCTAAAAGATATAGCCCTTAATTATGCTTTCCTGTTTGCATTGGAAAATATTGAAAAATAA
- a CDS encoding N-acetyltransferase, with amino-acid sequence MTISEFLIIPAKPEHVIYAETICSEMFESAKARGTGIARRKPEYVANKMIEGKAVIALHKDGRWAGFVYIETWGHGDYVANSGLIVNPEFRKVGLAKAIKKRVFELSREKYPHAKIFGLTTGLAVMKINSELGYEPVTYSELTQDEEFWKGCQSCVNYDILLSKDRKNCMCTAMLWDPVDKERELKEKIQRKAEAKERLERITQKQSLLKRIEAKLWKSAKKFVAVNFHKSKKVVKEF; translated from the coding sequence ATGACTATTTCAGAATTTTTAATTATTCCCGCAAAACCTGAGCATGTTATATATGCTGAGACGATTTGTAGTGAAATGTTCGAGTCTGCAAAAGCTCGAGGTACTGGCATTGCACGCCGCAAACCAGAATATGTTGCCAATAAAATGATTGAAGGTAAAGCTGTTATTGCTTTACACAAAGATGGTCGATGGGCAGGCTTTGTCTATATCGAGACTTGGGGGCATGGAGACTACGTTGCCAACTCAGGCTTAATCGTTAATCCTGAATTTCGTAAGGTTGGCCTAGCCAAAGCAATTAAAAAAAGAGTTTTCGAACTATCTCGAGAAAAATATCCTCATGCAAAGATTTTCGGTTTAACAACTGGTTTGGCGGTAATGAAAATTAACTCCGAACTGGGATATGAACCTGTGACCTATTCTGAATTAACGCAAGATGAAGAATTTTGGAAGGGCTGTCAGAGTTGTGTAAATTACGATATCTTATTGAGTAAAGATCGTAAAAACTGCATGTGTACAGCCATGCTTTGGGATCCTGTCGATAAAGAGCGTGAATTGAAAGAAAAAATACAACGAAAAGCTGAAGCAAAAGAAAGATTGGAACGTATTACACAAAAACAATCTTTGTTAAAGCGTATTGAAGCAAAGTTATGGAAATCAGCAAAGAAGTTTGTTGCAGTCAATTTTCATAAAAGTAAAAAAGTAGTTAAGGAGTTTTAA
- the argG gene encoding argininosuccinate synthase, with translation MKKVVLAFSGGLDTSFCCIYLTQDLGLEVHSVVVNTGGFSEEELKQIEERAYALGVKSHTAIDETEDYYRETIKYLIFGNVLKNATYPLSVSAERVCQATAIANYAKKIGAECVAHGSTGAGNDQVRFDMIFHTLIPGVEIITPIRDLQLSREDEIEYLNKHGVEYSAEKAKYSINKGLWGTSVGGAETLTSNQYLPESAWPTAVTSTEPQQITLDFVKGEPTALNGNKLDAVRVIQELQALAQPYGIGRDIHVGDTIIGIKGRVGFEAAASVILIKAHHALEKHTLTKWQLSWKDQISGFYGNYMHEGQMHDPVMRDIEAFLLSTQETVTGRVIIELHPYRFVIIGIESEHDLMSNKFGTYGEMNAGYTGDDVKGFSKIFGNQTIIWHKVNGK, from the coding sequence ATGAAAAAAGTAGTTTTAGCATTCAGTGGCGGGTTAGATACATCATTTTGTTGTATTTATCTCACACAAGATTTAGGTTTAGAAGTTCACTCAGTGGTCGTTAATACGGGAGGTTTCTCTGAAGAGGAATTAAAACAGATTGAGGAGCGGGCTTACGCTTTAGGTGTAAAATCGCATACAGCAATTGATGAAACAGAAGACTATTACCGCGAAACTATTAAGTATTTGATTTTTGGTAATGTATTAAAAAATGCAACCTACCCTTTATCTGTATCTGCAGAACGTGTATGTCAAGCAACTGCTATTGCTAATTATGCAAAGAAGATTGGTGCTGAATGCGTAGCACATGGATCTACAGGAGCAGGTAATGATCAAGTGCGTTTTGATATGATCTTTCATACCTTAATACCTGGTGTTGAAATTATAACGCCAATTCGTGATCTACAATTATCACGAGAAGATGAAATCGAATATTTAAATAAGCATGGTGTTGAATATTCTGCAGAAAAAGCAAAATACTCCATTAATAAAGGTCTCTGGGGCACCTCAGTAGGAGGAGCAGAAACATTGACTTCAAATCAATATTTACCAGAGTCTGCTTGGCCAACCGCTGTTACTTCAACAGAACCTCAACAAATTACTTTAGATTTTGTTAAAGGTGAACCAACAGCACTTAATGGCAATAAATTAGATGCGGTACGTGTTATTCAGGAATTACAAGCCTTAGCACAACCATATGGTATAGGCCGTGATATTCACGTTGGAGATACGATTATTGGTATTAAAGGACGTGTAGGATTTGAGGCAGCAGCTTCAGTGATCTTGATTAAAGCACATCATGCTTTAGAGAAACATACCTTGACTAAGTGGCAATTATCATGGAAAGACCAGATTTCAGGTTTCTACGGAAATTATATGCATGAAGGTCAGATGCACGATCCTGTAATGCGAGATATTGAAGCATTTTTGTTATCGACTCAAGAGACCGTAACTGGACGTGTGATCATCGAATTACACCCTTATCGTTTTGTCATCATTGGAATCGAATCAGAGCATGATTTAATGTCTAATAAATTTGGAACTTATGGTGAGATGAATGCAGGTTACACAGGTGACGATGTAAAAGGATTTTCTAAAATTTTTGGTAACCAAACTATTATTTGGCATAAAGTCAACGGAAAATAA
- the argC gene encoding N-acetyl-gamma-glutamyl-phosphate reductase, with protein sequence MIKVGIVGSAGYTGGELLRVLIYHPHVEIIFANSASNAGNKIYEVHNDLFGDTELTFSSDFHSDIDVLFLCVGHGDARKFLDANPIDSSVKIIDLSQDYRLKANTEFQGKQFIYGLPELNRDAIRSAAYIANPGCFATNIQLALLPLASKSLLPDQIHVHATTGSTGAGQKPGATTHFSWRNNNLSAYKSFEHQHVQEISESLAQLQQGFLPQSEKTLLERAAEKINFVPQRGDFTRGIFSVIYVDSDLSEEEAYELYESFYNEHPFTHVSRKNIDLKQVVNTNKSIIHLEKHGDKLLILNATDNLLKGASGQAVQNMNLMFNLDEKAGLNLKSVGF encoded by the coding sequence ATGATAAAAGTAGGAATAGTAGGGTCAGCAGGATATACCGGAGGTGAATTATTACGTGTGTTGATCTATCATCCACATGTAGAAATCATATTTGCCAATAGTGCTTCCAATGCTGGCAACAAAATCTATGAGGTACATAATGATCTATTTGGAGACACAGAGTTAACCTTTTCATCTGATTTTCATTCGGATATTGATGTTTTATTTTTATGTGTGGGGCATGGAGATGCACGTAAGTTTTTAGACGCAAATCCAATAGATTCCTCCGTGAAAATTATAGATTTATCACAGGACTATCGTTTAAAAGCAAATACCGAATTTCAAGGTAAACAGTTTATATATGGTTTACCAGAATTGAATAGAGATGCAATTAGATCTGCAGCGTATATTGCAAACCCAGGTTGTTTTGCTACTAATATCCAATTGGCATTACTGCCTTTAGCAAGTAAAAGCCTCTTACCCGACCAGATTCATGTACATGCAACCACGGGTTCTACCGGCGCTGGACAGAAACCTGGTGCCACAACACACTTCTCGTGGCGAAATAATAATTTATCTGCTTACAAGTCTTTTGAACATCAACATGTACAAGAAATTTCCGAATCTTTAGCGCAATTGCAGCAGGGTTTTCTACCACAGTCCGAAAAGACATTATTAGAGCGTGCTGCCGAGAAAATTAATTTTGTGCCTCAAAGAGGCGATTTCACAAGAGGTATTTTCTCCGTTATTTATGTTGATTCTGACTTATCCGAGGAAGAAGCTTATGAGTTATATGAAAGTTTCTATAACGAACACCCATTTACACATGTCAGCCGTAAGAATATCGATTTGAAACAAGTCGTTAATACCAATAAAAGTATTATTCACCTCGAGAAACATGGAGATAAGTTATTAATATTAAATGCGACAGATAACTTGTTAAAGGGTGCATCTGGACAAGCTGTACAAAATATGAATCTCATGTTTAATCTTGATGAGAAAGCAGGTTTAAACTTGAAGAGTGTTGGCTTTTAG
- a CDS encoding SusC/RagA family TonB-linked outer membrane protein: MKRLFCFLFLVPMLQKTQARSWDLWKMQQDTSEISEVDQQLLRGRLKSLLQKKQVKDSLNFKQVESLPLVSISEVLKGQISGLYVQESSGEPGSYKNMVIRGLGSPLLDTKDAINVQPAVYINGVPIARENNFTYSIQQYQFNRLGPATDNFAGIDIAMIESIQVIKDPVELSKLGPLAANGAIWILTKPGKEGAREISFDAYVGLATKPNVTPVNAQYENMFRSSFYNKYGTATDRLNYPGYLSDSTNVNYYGPANWNEEYYQTAPIYGGNLGIRGGGDRANFAFMGGYTKNASAADKTNFERYNALFNVNMAPFKWFNFGTTVNASRSLRDRNRSLRDRFGEASYVPDLSVPISPNKDMYGKYLDVYKQALDNNSVNMLNLLVNLDLYLLPNLKLNTNLGVDYSEGTRQAFFPGSLMETNNYMSSYFGFNERLTFNSSLDYNFSIQDQHKFNFVLGSNYTQDLYRYHYARAYDGPNDFIKVNVVDGDPNAAGYLRPVGGLYVNRWTNREDFRLHSLLLSGNYSWNNRLDVSAVLRYDGSSTMQPDARWLMTPAFSAKYNLINEDENATMDNLSIKGSWARIGKPIFTSKYAVGPNYTADLNWGSEKSLVSYNGFAVASRPYSEGWVGYDIKWPYTDHADITLDGSFLDKRADFTVSLYQKKDINQLVNMPIPAEYGYSGQIINGMTVQNRGVDLNLHGRILTNPNGLQWDAALNLNYNQNKLTALPNGKQELKVGNRLLKVGEAVDQFWLYENKGIYNTEDEIPVTNGNKLQFDGVDFAAGDPIWKDQNGDFKIDEKDRVLKGNAMPKLVGGFNNNFNYKGFELNMQWYFALGHKALNQRASTKYDFINTENTNSLDGIREVFHWQQDVDVTKYPIYNPWSPIVAYRIDQDLFLENASFLKLRAMTVGYDLASLHATKEKMKTVRRAFVYVSGTNLLTITKFSGKDPELIDFNGYYTGYGLPMSPIVSLGIKLDL, from the coding sequence ATGAAAAGACTTTTTTGTTTTTTATTTCTCGTCCCGATGTTGCAAAAAACTCAGGCCCGATCATGGGATTTGTGGAAAATGCAACAAGACACTTCTGAGATAAGTGAAGTGGATCAGCAACTCTTGCGAGGAAGATTAAAATCCTTATTGCAAAAGAAGCAGGTCAAGGATAGCCTTAATTTCAAGCAGGTGGAAAGTTTACCATTGGTAAGTATTTCTGAAGTATTGAAAGGTCAGATTTCAGGATTGTATGTTCAAGAATCCAGTGGTGAACCGGGTTCTTATAAGAACATGGTCATCCGTGGTCTCGGGAGTCCACTTCTTGACACAAAAGATGCCATAAATGTGCAACCTGCAGTTTACATCAATGGTGTCCCTATTGCTCGGGAAAATAATTTCACCTACTCTATCCAACAATATCAATTCAATCGACTAGGTCCAGCAACGGATAATTTTGCTGGAATTGATATCGCTATGATCGAATCCATTCAAGTCATCAAGGATCCGGTTGAATTGTCAAAATTAGGACCTTTGGCAGCGAATGGCGCGATTTGGATCTTAACAAAACCAGGGAAAGAAGGTGCACGAGAAATAAGTTTTGATGCCTATGTGGGTCTAGCGACAAAACCTAATGTAACACCTGTCAATGCACAGTACGAGAATATGTTCCGTTCTTCCTTTTATAATAAATATGGTACAGCAACGGATCGTTTGAATTACCCTGGGTATTTGAGTGATTCGACTAATGTGAATTACTATGGGCCAGCCAATTGGAACGAAGAGTATTATCAAACGGCACCTATTTATGGCGGTAATTTAGGGATTCGTGGTGGTGGTGACCGTGCCAATTTTGCCTTCATGGGCGGCTATACTAAAAATGCGAGCGCAGCTGATAAAACAAATTTCGAACGATATAATGCGTTATTCAATGTGAATATGGCGCCCTTCAAATGGTTTAATTTTGGTACCACCGTAAATGCAAGCCGTAGCCTGCGTGACCGTAACCGAAGTTTACGGGATCGATTTGGTGAAGCTTCGTATGTGCCAGATCTTTCGGTTCCGATATCGCCAAATAAGGACATGTATGGAAAATACCTGGATGTTTACAAACAGGCACTTGACAATAATTCGGTCAATATGCTCAACTTATTGGTTAACCTTGATCTTTACTTATTACCAAATTTAAAATTAAACACCAATCTAGGTGTTGATTATTCGGAAGGAACTCGCCAAGCTTTTTTCCCGGGTTCTTTAATGGAGACAAACAATTACATGTCAAGTTACTTTGGCTTTAATGAGCGTTTGACTTTTAATAGCAGTCTAGACTATAACTTCAGTATTCAAGATCAGCATAAATTCAACTTTGTATTGGGGTCTAATTATACCCAAGATCTATACCGATACCATTATGCCCGTGCTTACGATGGTCCAAATGATTTTATTAAGGTAAACGTTGTAGATGGTGATCCCAATGCAGCTGGGTATTTAAGACCTGTAGGAGGTCTATATGTCAATCGTTGGACAAATAGAGAAGATTTTCGACTCCATTCTCTTCTCCTATCAGGTAACTATAGCTGGAATAATAGGCTGGATGTTAGCGCAGTGTTGCGCTATGATGGATCATCTACGATGCAACCCGACGCTCGATGGTTGATGACACCGGCTTTCTCTGCAAAATACAACCTAATTAATGAGGATGAAAATGCAACGATGGACAACTTGAGTATCAAAGGCTCATGGGCACGTATCGGTAAACCTATTTTTACCAGTAAATATGCTGTTGGACCTAACTATACCGCTGATCTGAATTGGGGCTCTGAGAAATCCCTGGTTTCTTATAATGGTTTTGCTGTCGCATCGCGCCCTTATTCTGAAGGATGGGTAGGCTACGATATCAAATGGCCTTATACAGATCATGCTGATATCACATTGGATGGTTCTTTTTTAGATAAAAGGGCTGATTTTACGGTTTCCTTATATCAGAAAAAGGACATCAACCAGTTGGTCAATATGCCAATACCTGCCGAATACGGTTATTCTGGACAGATCATTAATGGTATGACGGTACAGAATAGAGGTGTTGATCTCAATCTACACGGCCGTATCTTAACCAATCCAAATGGTTTGCAGTGGGATGCAGCGCTAAACCTGAATTACAACCAAAATAAATTGACGGCTTTGCCAAACGGCAAACAGGAGTTGAAGGTGGGCAATCGTTTACTTAAGGTCGGTGAAGCTGTTGATCAATTTTGGCTTTATGAAAACAAAGGAATCTACAATACTGAAGATGAAATCCCAGTTACAAATGGTAATAAGTTGCAATTTGATGGTGTAGATTTTGCCGCTGGAGACCCGATTTGGAAAGATCAAAATGGTGATTTTAAAATTGATGAGAAAGATCGTGTGCTCAAAGGTAATGCGATGCCTAAGCTAGTTGGTGGGTTTAATAATAACTTCAATTATAAGGGCTTTGAGTTGAACATGCAATGGTATTTTGCATTGGGACATAAAGCGCTCAATCAACGGGCATCTACGAAGTATGATTTTATCAATACTGAAAACACCAATTCCTTAGATGGTATCCGTGAAGTATTCCACTGGCAACAGGATGTGGATGTCACGAAGTATCCGATCTACAACCCTTGGAGCCCTATTGTTGCCTATCGAATAGATCAAGATCTTTTCTTAGAAAATGCCTCTTTCTTAAAATTAAGGGCAATGACTGTCGGTTATGATTTGGCATCGTTGCATGCGACAAAAGAGAAAATGAAAACCGTGCGTCGTGCATTTGTCTATGTATCGGGGACCAATTTATTGACCATCACTAAGTTTTCAGGTAAAGATCCGGAGTTGATCGATTTCAACGGGTATTATACTGGATATGGACTACCAATGTCACCGATCGTCAGTTTGGGTATCAAATTGGATTTATAA